From the genome of Burkholderiaceae bacterium DAT-1:
GACCGTTGCAGACGCTCGCCAATGGCATGGATGACATGAATGGCGTCATCTAGCAGCGGCTGGGCGGCCTCTGGCGGGATGTGGCCGAGACATTCCAGAAACAGCGGCAGGAAATCCGGCAGTTCGGGTTCCACCGGCTCGAAACCGAACTTGCGGTATTCCTCCATCAGATCCACCATCGCCGATCCCCGGTCACGGCTTTCGCCGTGCACGTGCTCGAACAGATGCAGTGAATGCGAAGGCGT
Proteins encoded in this window:
- the narJ gene encoding nitrate reductase molybdenum cofactor assembly chaperone, encoding MSHFRVLSALMSYPDQDLLDALPAIESWQREHGAELDLAPLFAHMHLHDLIGLQEYYVATFDRTPSHSLHLFEHVHGESRDRGSAMVDLMEEYRKFGFEPVEPELPDFLPLFLECLGHIPPEAAQPLLDDAIHVIHAIGERLQRS